In one Desulfoferula mesophila genomic region, the following are encoded:
- the ldhH gene encoding L-lactate dehydrogenase (quinone) large subunit LdhH, with protein sequence MSRASRRRYHQSLKGALDNRFLGQTLARFQTHYRGARAAGFAGLDFPALAEGVGEAKDAAIGHLPELFEQFKAKAEAAGATVHLARDAAQAREIIAGIAARAGVKKVVKSKSMTSEEIFLNPYLEAQGLQVTETDLGEWIIQLRHEKPSHMVAPAIHLSRSQVAELFTQVTGEKQDPEDIAALVEVARKRLRQAMLEADMGISGANFALASTGSIATVTNEGNARLVTTLPRVHVALVGLEKLVPDLNTPLKILQVLPRSVTGQPISTYVTWVTGAVECAANGGTKELHIVFLDNGRLALSQDPVFSQALRCLRCGSCANVCPIYGKVGGHHYGHVYIGAIGLILTYFYHGLEAGGELVKNCLNCQACKVNCPAGIDLPGLIKKTAGLVMAEEGRPLKNQLLRRVLNNRPLFHFLLRQAYLAQKPLAGGERLIRHLPLFFAPGQEFRSLPVVTAEPLRDRWERLAPRPAAPRLKVALFGGCLIDFVYPEQAEAFLGLLQGENVQVDYARDQTCCGLPAAMASEEETAREVARQNLAALDAEHHDYVLTLCASCASHLKNYPQLLADDPDWAKRAQHLADKVSDLASFLQKETGSAQGQEQDRSFAYHAPCHLCRGLGVHDASKELLAQAGYEYRPYDDEEVCCGFGGSYSLDFPELSAAILERKLSQVAATGADTLVTDCPGCVLQLEGGLDQLGSPIKVRHLAQALAEAKKEK encoded by the coding sequence ATGAGCCGCGCCTCCCGCCGCCGCTATCACCAGAGCCTTAAGGGCGCCCTGGACAACCGCTTCCTGGGCCAGACCCTGGCCCGCTTCCAGACCCACTACCGGGGGGCCCGGGCGGCCGGTTTCGCGGGTTTGGACTTCCCGGCCCTGGCCGAGGGGGTGGGGGAGGCCAAGGACGCGGCCATCGGCCACCTGCCCGAGCTGTTTGAGCAGTTCAAGGCCAAGGCCGAGGCGGCCGGGGCCACGGTGCACCTGGCCCGCGACGCGGCCCAGGCCCGGGAGATCATCGCGGGCATCGCGGCCCGGGCCGGGGTCAAAAAGGTGGTCAAGTCCAAGTCCATGACCAGCGAGGAGATATTCCTGAACCCCTACCTGGAGGCCCAGGGCCTGCAGGTTACCGAGACCGATTTGGGGGAGTGGATCATCCAACTGCGCCACGAGAAGCCCAGCCACATGGTGGCCCCGGCTATCCACCTGTCGCGCAGCCAGGTGGCCGAGCTGTTCACCCAGGTCACCGGCGAAAAGCAGGACCCCGAGGACATCGCCGCCCTGGTGGAGGTGGCCCGCAAGCGGCTGCGCCAGGCCATGCTGGAAGCGGACATGGGCATCAGCGGGGCCAACTTCGCCCTAGCCTCCACCGGCTCCATCGCCACGGTGACCAACGAGGGCAACGCCCGTCTGGTCACCACCCTGCCTCGGGTGCACGTGGCTTTGGTGGGCCTGGAAAAGCTGGTGCCGGACCTGAACACCCCGCTCAAAATTTTGCAGGTGTTGCCCCGCTCCGTGACCGGCCAGCCCATCAGCACCTACGTCACCTGGGTCACCGGGGCGGTGGAGTGCGCGGCCAACGGCGGAACCAAGGAGCTGCACATCGTGTTTCTGGACAACGGCCGCCTGGCCCTGTCCCAAGACCCGGTGTTCAGCCAGGCCCTGCGCTGTCTGCGCTGCGGCTCCTGCGCCAACGTGTGCCCCATCTACGGCAAGGTGGGCGGCCACCACTACGGCCACGTGTACATCGGGGCCATCGGCCTGATCCTCACCTACTTCTACCACGGCCTGGAGGCGGGCGGAGAGCTGGTGAAGAACTGCCTCAACTGCCAAGCCTGCAAGGTGAACTGCCCGGCGGGCATCGACCTGCCGGGGCTGATCAAAAAGACCGCCGGGCTGGTCATGGCCGAGGAGGGCCGCCCTCTCAAGAACCAGCTCCTGCGCCGGGTGCTGAACAACCGGCCCTTGTTCCACTTCCTGCTGCGCCAGGCCTATCTGGCCCAAAAGCCCCTGGCCGGGGGCGAGAGGCTCATCCGCCACCTGCCCCTGTTCTTCGCGCCGGGCCAGGAATTCCGCAGCCTGCCGGTGGTAACGGCCGAGCCCCTGCGCGACCGCTGGGAGCGCCTGGCCCCCCGCCCGGCCGCGCCAAGGCTCAAGGTGGCCCTGTTCGGCGGCTGCCTCATCGACTTCGTGTATCCCGAGCAGGCCGAGGCCTTCCTGGGGTTGCTCCAGGGCGAGAACGTTCAGGTGGATTACGCCCGGGACCAGACCTGCTGCGGCCTGCCCGCGGCCATGGCCAGCGAGGAGGAGACCGCCCGGGAGGTGGCCCGGCAAAACCTGGCCGCCCTGGACGCCGAGCACCACGACTACGTGCTAACCCTGTGCGCCTCCTGCGCCTCCCACCTGAAGAACTATCCCCAGCTTTTGGCCGACGACCCGGACTGGGCCAAACGGGCCCAGCACCTGGCGGACAAGGTCAGCGACCTGGCCAGCTTCCTGCAAAAGGAGACGGGCTCGGCGCAGGGGCAGGAGCAGGACCGTTCCTTCGCCTACCACGCCCCCTGCCACCTCTGCCGGGGTCTGGGGGTGCACGACGCCTCCAAGGAGTTGCTTGCCCAGGCGGGTTATGAGTACCGGCCCTATGACGACGAGGAGGTGTGCTGCGGTTTCGGCGGGTCCTATTCGCTGGACTTCCCCGAGCTCTCGGCGGCCATCCTGGAGCGCAAGCTCAGCCAGGTGGCGGCCACCGGGGCTGACACCCTGGTCACTGATTGCCCCGGCTGCGTGCTGCAACTGGAGGGCGGCCTGGACCAACTGGGCTCGCCCATCAAGGTGCGGCATCTGGCCCAGGCCCTGGCCGAGGCCAAGAAGGAAAAGTAG
- a CDS encoding (Fe-S)-binding protein, with protein MGSVTQLARLLAELDEQLITCMRCGFCQSVCPLYGETGREADVARGKLALLDGLAHEMLQDPHGVRERLERCLLCGSCAANCPSGVKVLDIFLKARAILSGYLGLPPAKQLLFRQVLARPALFNRLMSLAPRFENLLTRPVDSLLDTSCARFTSPLGQRHLKRLARVPLHRLEPPRSTPAGASGLRVAFFAGCLIDKLYPAAGRAALKALEHHGVGVEMPAEEACCGIPALSAGDMPTFNKLLGHNLARLDPGRFDYLVTACATCAGTIHQLWPLMCASLSPAAQERARALAAKTRDVSQFLVETDLVQGQAPAPDPQAQPLTYHDPCHLKKSLGVFREPRRLLAANPAWRLVEMTESDWCCGLGGSFSLEHYDLSQRIGKHKLEHIAASGAATVATGCPACMLQISDQLSQAGRRVAVKHYLEIYADTL; from the coding sequence ATGGGTAGCGTCACCCAGCTGGCCCGGCTCTTGGCCGAGCTGGACGAGCAGCTCATCACCTGCATGCGCTGCGGCTTTTGCCAGAGCGTGTGCCCCCTGTACGGCGAGACCGGCCGCGAGGCGGACGTGGCCCGGGGCAAGCTGGCCCTCTTGGACGGCCTGGCCCACGAGATGCTCCAAGACCCCCACGGGGTGCGCGAGCGCCTGGAGCGCTGCCTGTTGTGCGGCTCCTGCGCGGCCAACTGCCCCAGCGGGGTAAAGGTGCTGGATATCTTCCTCAAGGCCCGGGCCATCCTGAGCGGCTATCTGGGCCTGCCCCCGGCCAAGCAGCTCTTGTTCCGCCAGGTGCTGGCCCGCCCGGCCCTGTTCAACCGGCTCATGTCCCTGGCCCCCCGCTTCGAGAACCTGCTCACCAGGCCGGTGGACAGCCTGCTGGACACCTCTTGCGCCCGCTTCACCTCCCCCCTGGGTCAGCGCCACCTAAAACGCCTGGCCCGGGTGCCCCTGCACCGCCTGGAGCCGCCGCGCTCCACCCCGGCCGGGGCCTCGGGACTCCGGGTGGCCTTTTTCGCGGGCTGCCTCATCGACAAGCTCTATCCGGCGGCGGGGCGCGCCGCCCTAAAGGCCCTGGAGCACCACGGGGTGGGGGTGGAGATGCCCGCCGAGGAGGCCTGCTGCGGCATACCCGCCCTGTCGGCCGGGGACATGCCCACCTTCAACAAGCTTCTGGGCCACAACCTGGCCCGCCTGGACCCAGGGCGCTTCGACTATTTGGTGACCGCCTGCGCCACCTGCGCGGGCACCATCCACCAGCTCTGGCCCCTGATGTGCGCCTCCCTAAGCCCCGCCGCCCAGGAGCGGGCCCGTGCCCTGGCCGCCAAGACCAGGGACGTGAGCCAGTTCCTGGTGGAGACGGACCTGGTACAGGGCCAAGCCCCCGCGCCCGATCCCCAGGCCCAGCCGCTGACCTATCACGATCCCTGCCACCTCAAGAAATCCCTGGGGGTGTTTCGGGAGCCACGCCGCCTGCTGGCCGCCAACCCGGCCTGGCGCCTGGTGGAGATGACCGAGAGCGACTGGTGCTGCGGCCTGGGCGGCAGCTTCAGCCTGGAGCACTACGACCTGTCCCAGCGGATCGGCAAGCACAAGCTGGAGCACATCGCGGCCAGCGGTGCGGCCACGGTGGCCACCGGCTGCCCGGCCTGCATGTTGCAGATCAGCGACCAGCTGTCCCAGGCGGGCCGCCGGGTGGCGGTGAAGCACTATCTGGAGATCTACGCCGATACCCTCTAG
- a CDS encoding LutC/YkgG family protein, producing the protein MKQDELRAEFVRQAQAVAAVVTPVAGLEEAFARAARLTKEQGGKCLAAPGWDEGETAAIRAACAAEGLELITQGLRERVGDFHTGLTRAQWGVAESGTIVVDSASEQLRLATMLAETHVAVLPAANLRTDLFALEGELNQTLSQAPGYLAFITGPSRTADIELVLTLGAHGPRRLHILLLEDQS; encoded by the coding sequence TTGAAGCAAGACGAACTGCGAGCTGAATTCGTCCGCCAGGCCCAAGCGGTGGCGGCGGTGGTCACCCCGGTGGCCGGCCTGGAGGAGGCCTTTGCCCGGGCCGCCCGCCTGACTAAAGAGCAGGGCGGCAAGTGCCTGGCCGCGCCGGGCTGGGACGAGGGCGAGACGGCCGCGATCCGCGCCGCCTGCGCCGCCGAGGGCCTGGAGCTGATCACCCAGGGCCTTAGGGAGCGGGTGGGGGATTTCCACACCGGGCTCACCCGGGCCCAGTGGGGGGTGGCCGAGAGCGGCACCATCGTGGTGGACTCGGCCTCGGAGCAGCTGCGCCTGGCCACCATGTTGGCCGAGACCCACGTGGCCGTGCTGCCCGCCGCCAACCTGCGCACGGACCTGTTCGCCCTGGAAGGGGAGCTGAACCAGACCCTGTCTCAGGCTCCGGGCTACCTGGCCTTCATCACCGGGCCCAGCCGCACCGCCGACATCGAGCTGGTGCTCACCCTGGGGGCCCACGGCCCCCGCCGTCTGCACATATTGCTGCTGGAGGACCAATCATGA
- a CDS encoding FAD-binding oxidoreductase: MSTAALHQEFARIAGPENVFKDASDLLTYSYDAALLPSQPPGLAVRPTTLEALGQVVRLCNQEGLPLTVRGAGTNLSGGTIPAREGVVVVTTALNRIVEINQEDLYAVVEPGVINARLFAEAQKLGLFYPPDPGSQAVSTLGGNVAENSGGLRGLKYGVTRDYVMGLSFFDTEGQLVKTGSRTVKCATGYNLAGLMVGSEGTLGVFGQIILRLIPPPAASRALLAVFDRVQAASETVAAIIAARITPATLEFLDNFTIRTVEEFSGAGLPTEAAALLLIEVDGHPAQVAEEAQKVQEICRAQGATLVRPAADAAEKERIWTARRAAIPALARLKPSVVLEDATVPRSKVPELVRFINDLAKRYELTIGTFGHAGDGNLHPTIVFDQRDAEQEKRVRQAVEELFDRALALGGTLSGEHGLGLTKTRFLVKEVGKATIAWSRRLKRAMDPKGILNPGKIVGA; the protein is encoded by the coding sequence ATGAGCACCGCCGCCCTGCACCAGGAGTTCGCGCGCATCGCGGGCCCGGAGAACGTCTTTAAGGACGCCTCGGACCTACTCACCTATTCCTACGACGCGGCCCTGTTGCCCAGCCAGCCGCCCGGCCTGGCGGTGCGGCCCACCACCCTGGAGGCCCTGGGACAGGTGGTGCGCCTGTGCAACCAGGAGGGCCTGCCCCTCACCGTGCGCGGCGCCGGCACCAACCTGAGCGGCGGGACCATCCCGGCCCGGGAAGGGGTGGTGGTGGTCACCACCGCCCTGAACCGCATCGTGGAGATAAACCAAGAGGACCTCTACGCGGTGGTGGAGCCGGGGGTGATCAACGCCCGGTTGTTCGCGGAGGCCCAAAAGCTGGGGCTGTTCTACCCCCCGGACCCCGGCAGCCAGGCGGTGTCCACCCTGGGGGGCAACGTGGCCGAAAACTCCGGCGGGCTCCGGGGGCTCAAGTACGGGGTGACCCGCGACTACGTCATGGGTCTGAGCTTTTTCGACACCGAGGGCCAGTTGGTGAAGACCGGCTCGCGCACCGTGAAATGCGCCACCGGCTACAACCTGGCCGGGCTGATGGTGGGCTCCGAGGGCACCCTGGGGGTGTTCGGCCAGATCATCCTCAGGCTGATCCCCCCGCCGGCGGCCAGCCGGGCCCTGCTGGCGGTGTTCGACCGGGTGCAGGCGGCCAGCGAGACCGTGGCCGCCATCATCGCCGCGCGCATCACCCCCGCCACCCTGGAGTTCTTGGACAACTTCACCATTCGCACGGTGGAGGAATTTTCCGGGGCCGGTCTGCCCACCGAGGCGGCGGCCCTGCTGTTGATCGAGGTGGACGGCCACCCGGCCCAGGTGGCCGAGGAGGCCCAGAAGGTCCAGGAGATCTGCCGGGCCCAAGGAGCCACCCTGGTGCGCCCGGCGGCCGACGCGGCGGAAAAGGAGCGCATCTGGACCGCCAGGCGGGCGGCCATCCCCGCCCTGGCCCGGCTCAAGCCCTCGGTGGTGCTGGAAGACGCCACGGTGCCCCGCAGCAAGGTGCCCGAGCTGGTGCGCTTCATCAACGATTTGGCCAAGCGCTACGAGCTGACCATCGGCACCTTCGGCCACGCGGGCGACGGCAACCTGCACCCCACCATCGTCTTTGACCAGCGCGACGCCGAGCAGGAGAAGCGGGTGCGCCAGGCGGTGGAGGAGCTGTTCGACCGGGCCCTGGCCCTGGGCGGCACCCTGTCCGGAGAGCACGGCCTGGGGCTGACCAAGACCCGCTTTTTGGTCAAGGAGGTGGGCAAGGCCACCATCGCCTGGTCCCGGCGGCTCAAGCGGGCCATGGACCCCAAGGGCATCCTGAACCCCGGCAAGATCGTGGGGGCCTAG